In one Butyrivibrio proteoclasticus B316 genomic region, the following are encoded:
- a CDS encoding GGDEF domain-containing protein, whose protein sequence is MEYVSYYVMAQIACICLMGIILFKIHRNVNKQLSQIYLGNLVFVLMLYFGAEIFWAIVDGGIVTSTKPLLYLSNIFTYVLLSIAAFQWYLLSEAIQKNKAIENNTIKLLLSIPVWLSTILCVTAYRTGLVYYVDENGALVGGKLYVILIIVPFGYMIAASVKAFARAFNKDKYAERNIYFMIGFFPIAPIVLGVAQAMYWRAPFLCYGAVAAAFYIYTSIQDTLISLDPLTQVNNRNQMYKYLTQKMKSPDPGLSLFLLIIDVDKFKSINDTYGHVEGDNALVLIADAIKGACQGPRNRFFVSRYGGDEFVVIAEMGYRAEATWLAEQIRSNVRKIGLEHNLPYALAVSVGIAQYDYSEPVPIQSFVARADSDLYKQKKLNAG, encoded by the coding sequence TTGGAATACGTCTCTTATTACGTTATGGCCCAGATAGCATGCATTTGTTTGATGGGCATCATACTTTTTAAAATACATAGAAACGTCAACAAGCAGTTATCACAGATATACTTGGGAAATCTTGTTTTCGTGCTCATGTTATACTTTGGAGCCGAGATTTTCTGGGCAATAGTTGATGGAGGAATTGTTACATCGACCAAGCCCTTATTGTATCTGTCTAACATTTTTACTTATGTACTGCTTAGTATTGCTGCATTTCAGTGGTATCTGTTATCGGAAGCCATACAGAAGAATAAAGCAATAGAGAATAATACGATCAAGCTGCTACTGAGTATTCCGGTATGGCTATCAACAATCTTGTGCGTTACTGCATATAGAACCGGGCTTGTTTATTACGTAGATGAAAATGGAGCTCTGGTAGGCGGTAAGCTGTATGTCATACTTATCATTGTTCCTTTTGGATATATGATTGCAGCTTCAGTTAAGGCTTTTGCCAGAGCCTTCAATAAGGACAAATATGCTGAGCGCAATATCTATTTTATGATAGGATTCTTCCCAATCGCGCCGATTGTTCTTGGAGTTGCGCAGGCAATGTATTGGAGAGCACCGTTTTTGTGCTATGGCGCTGTTGCGGCAGCTTTTTATATTTACACTTCAATTCAGGATACTTTGATTTCCCTTGACCCTCTTACTCAGGTCAACAACAGAAATCAGATGTACAAGTACCTCACACAGAAGATGAAGAGTCCTGATCCGGGGCTTTCACTATTTCTTTTGATCATTGATGTAGATAAGTTTAAGAGTATCAACGATACCTATGGGCATGTAGAAGGCGATAATGCTCTGGTTCTCATAGCAGATGCTATTAAGGGTGCCTGTCAGGGACCTAGGAATAGATTTTTTGTATCAAGATATGGCGGCGATGAATTTGTAGTTATAGCCGAAATGGGATATAGGGCTGAAGCAACCTGGCTTGCAGAACAGATCAGAAGTAATGTCAGGAAGATAGGACTTGAGCATAATCTTCCTTACGCGCTTGCGGTGAGCGTGGGAATAGCTCAGTATGATTATTCAGAACCTGTACCGATCCAGTCATTTGTTGCAAGGGCTGATTCAGATCTTTATAAGCAGAAAAAGCTTAATGCAGGCTGA
- a CDS encoding EAL domain-containing protein, producing the protein MPNSIIKIYYLAIFIYRATGILVLVRIMEDITLLGKVFDVLANANKGHYVYITDLRTGLSKWSEECVKEFGLPPEYVSNAGEIWGEHVHPVDKARYEQSMQDIFNERTDSHDLVYRARNQYGEYVTVSCKGRVIYDDDGNRILFVGTMINHGIASDYDNVTNLYTKERLLETLADYREDKQRYNILFVGFYNFIDINNVYGYEFGNKVLKTFAEKLLEYIDDSEVFSAGGTKFAVVSTDLKLRELENIYNELVEYARSSIEVEGAHVGIMLGASCTEVTNFAVDEHTVFSNGIRGLDESMYEKHGELYAFSNSSMDKSHERLVIVNALRNSIIDNCDGFSIVFQPVVDAEKETLRGAEALVRWKKDPFGNVSPADFIAWLEDDPLFYDLGLWIARQAMKQWKENVLPKRPELKLSINISYTQLERANFRKDILSLVRELDFPTKNLKLELTERCTILDKGFLRNEIIYLKSQGIDTFLDDFGTGFSALELILLLPVAAIKIDRTFVNGIEEDERKQAVAEAIITCARNMGLHVTVEGIEDEVSRDILRKNGPTSFQGFYYSRAITIDDYVKLPIF; encoded by the coding sequence ATGCCGAATAGTATAATCAAGATATACTATTTGGCTATTTTTATTTATAGGGCAACTGGCATTCTGGTTTTGGTGAGGATAATGGAAGATATTACTCTTTTAGGCAAGGTTTTTGATGTTCTTGCTAATGCAAATAAGGGACACTATGTCTACATAACTGATCTTAGGACCGGATTATCCAAGTGGTCTGAGGAATGTGTGAAAGAGTTTGGTTTACCGCCGGAATATGTATCTAATGCCGGAGAAATATGGGGAGAACATGTTCATCCTGTTGACAAGGCCAGATATGAGCAGTCAATGCAGGATATTTTCAACGAACGTACTGATTCCCATGATTTAGTTTATAGAGCCCGCAATCAATATGGCGAGTATGTAACTGTTTCTTGTAAGGGCAGGGTAATATATGATGATGACGGCAATAGAATTCTTTTTGTCGGTACCATGATCAATCATGGAATAGCAAGTGATTATGACAATGTGACAAATCTATACACCAAGGAGAGGCTGCTTGAAACCCTTGCTGATTATAGGGAAGACAAACAGAGATATAACATTCTTTTTGTAGGATTTTATAACTTTATAGATATCAATAATGTGTACGGTTATGAGTTTGGCAACAAAGTTCTTAAGACTTTTGCCGAGAAACTTCTGGAATATATAGATGATTCTGAAGTCTTTTCTGCCGGAGGAACGAAATTTGCTGTTGTTTCTACGGATCTTAAGCTACGTGAACTTGAGAATATATACAATGAACTGGTGGAATATGCCAGGTCTTCGATTGAGGTTGAAGGCGCACATGTTGGAATCATGCTCGGCGCATCGTGTACTGAAGTTACGAACTTTGCAGTAGATGAGCATACTGTCTTTTCCAACGGAATCAGGGGACTTGATGAATCCATGTATGAGAAGCATGGAGAACTCTATGCATTTAGTAACAGCAGCATGGACAAGAGTCATGAAAGACTTGTTATAGTAAATGCCCTGAGAAATAGTATCATTGATAATTGCGATGGTTTTTCAATTGTCTTTCAGCCTGTTGTAGATGCGGAAAAAGAGACCTTAAGAGGAGCAGAAGCTCTTGTCAGATGGAAAAAAGATCCCTTTGGCAACGTATCTCCGGCTGATTTTATAGCCTGGCTTGAAGATGATCCTCTTTTTTATGATCTGGGGTTATGGATTGCCAGACAAGCTATGAAACAGTGGAAAGAAAACGTTCTCCCCAAAAGACCGGAACTAAAGCTAAGTATAAATATTTCATACACGCAGCTGGAAAGAGCTAATTTTAGAAAAGATATACTAAGTCTTGTCAGAGAACTCGATTTTCCAACTAAGAATCTTAAACTTGAGTTGACAGAAAGATGCACAATTCTCGATAAAGGTTTTCTTAGAAATGAGATCATTTACCTTAAATCTCAGGGAATAGATACATTTCTGGATGATTTTGGAACCGGCTTTTCTGCGCTTGAATTAATACTTCTCCTTCCTGTAGCGGCAATCAAGATAGACAGAACTTTTGTTAATGGAATAGAAGAGGATGAGCGCAAGCAGGCAGTGGCAGAAGCAATCATTACCTGCGCCAGAAATATGGGACTTCACGTAACTGTAGAAGGAATAGAAGATGAAGTTTCCAGAGACATACTTAGAAAAAACGGACCTACTTCTTTTCAGGGTTTTTATTATTCAAGAGCAATAACAATTGATGATTATGTCAAGCTTCCCATTTTTTGA
- a CDS encoding YggS family pyridoxal phosphate-dependent enzyme codes for MIKENLEMVEANIQSACKRAGRDRSEVTLIAVSKTKPVSDIREAMACGIKVFGENKVQEIRDKTAEITEPLSWHMIGHLQANKVKYLPGVACMIHSVDNVKLADEIEKQAAKHDIVMDVLVEVNMAHEDTKFGISPDEAADFVKEISVNKHINIRGLMTIAPYTENPESNRVYFKGLRELKDKINAMNISGVHMDTLSMGMTGDYEVAIEEGATFVRVGTGIFGERNYSK; via the coding sequence ATGATAAAAGAAAATCTGGAAATGGTTGAGGCTAACATTCAGAGTGCCTGCAAAAGGGCTGGGAGAGATAGAAGCGAAGTTACACTTATAGCAGTCAGTAAGACCAAGCCTGTCAGTGACATAAGAGAAGCAATGGCTTGTGGAATTAAGGTATTTGGTGAGAATAAGGTTCAGGAAATAAGGGATAAAACTGCTGAAATAACTGAGCCTTTATCATGGCATATGATAGGGCACTTACAGGCTAATAAGGTCAAGTATCTTCCGGGTGTAGCCTGTATGATCCACTCTGTAGACAATGTTAAACTTGCAGATGAAATTGAGAAACAGGCCGCTAAACATGACATAGTAATGGATGTCTTGGTTGAAGTAAATATGGCTCATGAGGATACTAAATTTGGAATATCTCCTGATGAGGCGGCAGATTTCGTCAAAGAGATAAGTGTCAACAAACATATAAATATTCGGGGACTCATGACGATTGCTCCTTACACAGAAAATCCGGAGAGTAACAGAGTATACTTCAAGGGCCTTCGCGAGCTTAAGGACAAGATAAATGCGATGAACATTTCCGGTGTTCATATGGATACACTTTCTATGGGTATGACTGGTGATTATGAAGTTGCTATAGAAGAGGGCGCAACCTTTGTAAGAGTGGGCACTGGGATCTTTGGGGAACGAAATTATTCTAAATAA
- a CDS encoding PilZ domain-containing protein, translating to MNINDIAGGSEIKIHASINQHNVVLMTEAIFGVKSGLLVKPMEYFGKYMQFLEPSQIQIKNKRDGRIYKFMSTSITPVKTRYGNFHLIRCDSELEPENERKSERFYLEKLGVFRINGNSATIKNCIVHDISMRGMSLIIDNASKVKVGDHIDVTFRYGELLHQYEVAATIVRLFSVSNRPAIGCSISNMNVDLIGLLSTKKSEKYGNIEDSGVIATPIREDIVPTNLNPDISKQQQIVEVEEDLAKQIIPEKNSKERIKSSNPLDPANLEHISREPKTLREQRKEARMAEQAKAIENLLDLKDV from the coding sequence ATGAATATCAACGATATCGCAGGCGGATCCGAAATTAAAATACATGCTTCAATCAATCAGCACAATGTTGTCCTGATGACAGAGGCTATTTTTGGAGTAAAATCCGGTCTCCTTGTCAAGCCAATGGAATACTTTGGCAAATATATGCAATTTTTGGAGCCATCGCAGATTCAGATCAAGAATAAACGAGATGGCCGAATCTATAAGTTTATGTCCACTTCTATCACCCCGGTCAAAACAAGATATGGTAACTTCCACCTGATTCGCTGTGATTCAGAGCTTGAGCCTGAGAATGAACGCAAATCAGAGCGTTTTTATCTGGAAAAGCTTGGCGTATTTAGAATAAATGGCAATTCAGCAACCATCAAGAACTGCATAGTCCATGACATTTCCATGAGAGGAATGTCGCTTATTATCGACAACGCTTCCAAAGTTAAGGTTGGCGATCATATTGATGTTACTTTCAGATATGGTGAGCTTCTCCATCAATATGAAGTAGCAGCTACCATAGTAAGACTTTTCTCTGTATCCAACAGACCTGCTATCGGATGCAGTATTTCCAATATGAATGTTGATCTGATCGGTCTTCTCAGCACCAAGAAAAGCGAGAAATATGGTAATATCGAGGATTCAGGAGTCATTGCCACCCCTATCAGAGAGGATATTGTTCCTACCAACCTCAATCCGGATATTTCCAAACAGCAGCAGATTGTTGAAGTCGAGGAAGACCTTGCCAAGCAGATCATTCCTGAGAAGAATTCCAAAGAGCGCATCAAGAGTTCTAACCCTCTTGATCCTGCCAACCTCGAGCACATCAGCCGCGAGCCCAAGACTCTGCGTGAACAGCGCAAGGAAGCCCGCATGGCAGAACAGGCCAAGGCCATAGAAAATCTGCTCGATTTGAAGGATGTATAA